The Aspergillus nidulans FGSC A4 chromosome VIII genome contains the following window.
GCACAGGCACCATTCCAGTAACCAGGAATCCGTACATGCTCCCCAAAGACAGAGCGGGTGCTCATAGAACATGGCTCACGAGTCTTGACACCACGCGAAGCAATCAAAATGGCATTAACGTACGATGGCCGAGCGGTGCGGACCTAATCATAGGTCAGTCTGAACTGATGATAGGTAAACATTTCGGACGAGCTAGGGGTAGGCCTACCTGTTTCACCGTGAGAGCGCCAACACGAACAACAAACTCGTATGAGGGAAATCGCCACACCTCTCTCTGCACATTGTTATGGCAGAGGTCGAACAGAGCCCGGTCACCCTTGGCAGTGAGACGGACTACAGCGTACGAATAACCAGTCTGCTCATCCTGGAACCCGGACACAGGGGTGGTGAACTTGTTGAGAAACTGACCAGCAGTTCCCTGTGTTGTTGGGTCAATAGGCGGCGCAGGAGGGCATTGTCTGCATTAGGATCTGGATTATTGGCAGCTTCAGATGGCATGATGACCTGATCAGAGACAGTGAAGATCAGGAGGTAGAGATGGAGAATGGTAagcttggaggaggatgcTAGAGAAGAacttggaagagctggcagAAGCCAGGATAGGAAGAAGGAATTTTCAGATTGGAAGTGTATATATCTTGGCATTGGCTGCTGGCCCTACAGATGCCTCCCGTACTATACATGAAGATCAACAACTCGACAACCACAACCATTAAACCCTTTTGCCTCGGACGACACAACATATCAAGAGGACGCCTGCCTTTTCCAGGGGGGAGGACCTACACTTATGGGTTCCTTGTACGCGGTAGCCTTTTTCTCGAGACTCGGCCAATCAGATGCCTCGTACAAGTGGATACTCGCTTAGCACGGTCCTTATTTCTACCCATACACTCTGGATATtacctttctcttccttagcaaacccttcttgtatatatGGCAGGATATAGCTTAGAACAAGCATATCGTCCCCTAACAATTAtctatatagatattaatcgccttgttcttgacctGTCTCTTTAGCCAGGCAATATCCTTATTTATGTGGTTTTACTAATTATCCAGTTCCTGCCCCTCTACTGCACTTCCATAGTATTTAGTTATCTGTCCATAAAAGCTGTTAACATCTAAATCATCCCCTAAATGTTGTTTTAAACCACCAGGGCTAGTACAGATAAATATCTAAGGCCTGTGCTAGGTACTGGGCATTTCAAGCCTGATTAATTATCCAGTATTTATTGGCAATGTCGCAGTATTAAGCAAGCAGCCTATGCTGTACTTCTTCCATGTTCAGGTACTAATACACAGATATGACGCTGCGAAGACGCCACAAAGCCTGGTCTGGGTCAGCTATCTTATTAATATACTGTTGCATTGAGCTGTCAGCTAGTGGGCCGCGGTTCCAGCGCCACCACATCCAGCAGCGGGTTTTGAGGAAGTTAAGGTACGCATTAAGGACGAAAAAGTTGTCTATGTTGCGCCGGCTCCCGTAAGCCTCGTATATTTGCACGGATGGTATTCTTAATTCCTCGTTATCACGGTCCGACGCATGTCCATATTGAGTAGAAAGAGTGAGAGAACCTATTCACAGTCACCCTGCCACTGATTTGACTTAATGTTTATAACTATCCTCCCCCCACCTTCCCTGTCTATTGATTCATCTTTTCTCGGACTGGCCAATGTGCACTAGACGCATTCCTTGACTACACGGGGACCTTGAGAAACTGAATTTTCAGTGAGGGTTATTGAGACGATCCTTTTGGTTTGATACTTGAATACTTACAGCGGCGAGATGATTGGCATGTAGTCGGGCCGCGCG
Protein-coding sequences here:
- a CDS encoding DUF3716 domain-containing protein (transcript_id=CADANIAT00002166) is translated as MLVLSYILPYIQEGFAKEEKASIHLYEASDWPSLEKKATAYKEPISFLNKFTTPVSGFQDEQTGYSYAVVRLTAKGDRALFDLCHNNVQREVWRFPSYEFVVRVGALTVKQVRTARPSYVNAILIASRGVKTREPCSMSTRSVFGEHVRIPGYWNGACAGCKWMDGGARCDFYADREPKYGPLSVAELPRAPIEELED